TGCCCAGCGATCCTACTCCGGTAATCCCGGACACGCTGATCGTGTACACGGAGCTGCTGACAGGAGTGACGGTGAAAGCGGCATTCGTTTGCACGCTCCCCGTCTTGACGATTGCGAAATCGGCGGCGTCAACGCCAGTCACGGCAGTACTGAATGTGACCGTGAAATTGGCCGTCGCAGTATTGATGCGATTGTTGGCAGCCAGCACGATTGACTGGACAGTGGGGAGGGGGCTGGCCTGTACTAGAAAGACGGTTCCGGTGAAGTTGCCGTTGCTGTTCCCCAGCAGGACGCTGACGGTATCGGAAGCGTAATTGGCGGTGATGAGGTCCAGTTTCCCGTCCCCGTTCACATCCACCGCGGCCACGGAGATGGGTGAACTTCCCACGGCGTAAGTCTGGTGGGTCTGAAACGTGCCGTTGCCGTTCCCCAACAGCACGCTGACGGTTTGTGAACTAAAATTGGAGGTCACCAGATCCAGTTTGCCGTCGCCGTCCATATCGGACGCGATCACGGAGACGGGACCGCTCCCGACGGCGTAAGTCTGCTGGGTCTGAAATGTGCCGTTGCCGTTCCCCAACAGCACTCCGACATTCGCAGATCCGGAATTGGCGATCAGCAGGTCTGCTTTGCCGTCTCCGTTGACATCCGCCGCGGTCACGGAAAACGGCCCGCTTCCCGTGGCGTAGGTCAGTTGGGTCTGAAACGTACCGTCCCCGTACCCCAGCAATATGCTGACGGTATTGGAACTCGAATTGGCCGTGACCAGGTCTGCTTTGCCGTCGCCGTTCAGATCCGCGACGAATAAGGAGCGCGGATTGCCTCCTACGTTATAGGTCTGCTGGATCTGAAACGTGCCGTCGCCGTTCCCCAACAGCACGCTGACGTTATTGGAAAGATAATTGGCGGTGACGAGGTCCAGTTTGCCGTCTCCGTTCACGTCAGACGCGATCACGGAGCCAGGAACCCTTCCCACATCGAAGGTCTGCTGCGTTTGAAACGTGCCGTCGCCGTTGCCCAGCAGCACGCTGACGTTATAGGAGTCTTGATTGGAGACAATCAGGTCTGCTTTGCCATCGCCGTTCACATCCGCCGCAATTACCGATGATGGCATCGCCCCTACTTCGTAGGCCTGCTGGTTCTGAAACGTGCCGTTGCCGTTCCCCAGCAGCACGCTGACAGTATTGTCAGTCTGATTGGCGGTGATCAGGTCGAGCTTGCCGTCACCGTTCACATCTGCCGATGTCACGAAATACGGGCCATGACCTGCGCCGTACTGCGTTTGTGTCTGGAAACTGAGCGTGCCAGTCAGCGTCCGGCCCAGTGCATCCTGGATGCTGCCGTCGTCGACCAGATTGATCCCCAGCGAACCGATGCCTGTGATTCCGGACACGCTGACCGTGTAGACCGACCCGCTGACAGGCGTCACCGTAATGGTGGTGTTCGTCTGCACGTTCCCCGTTTTGACGAGGGCGAAGTCGGAGGCATCAACCCCCGTCACGTCGGCGCTGAACGTGACCGTGAAATTGGCCGTCGCGGCGGTGATGGGAGCATTCGTCGACCGAGTGATCGAATGGACGACAGGGCGGGGCGGAATCACCTCTACAGAGAAGACAGAGCCGGTAAAGTTGCCGTTGCCGTTCCCCAGCAGGACGCTGACCGTGTTAGAACTGTAATTGGCGGTGATGAGGTCCAGTTTGCCGTCGCTGTTCACATCCGCCGCGGTTACGGAATTCGGACCGCTCCCTACCACAAGCAACTGCTGTGTCTGAAAAGTGCCATTGCCGTTGCCTAGCAGTGCACTGACGGTATTGGAACTGGAATTTGCGGTGAAGAGATCCAGTTTGCTGTCCCCGTTCACATCTGCCGCGGTCACGGAAAATGGCGTCATCCCCGTGGCCGATGTCTGCTGGGTCTGAAACGTGCCGTCCCCGTTCCCCAGCAAGAGGCTGACGGTACTGGAACTGGAATTGGCAGTGACCAGATCTGTTTTGCCGTCCCCGTTCAGGTCTGCCGCTGACACGGAAGACGGGCCGCTCCCCACGGCGTAAGTCTGCTGGGTCTGAAAGGCGCCATTCTCATTTCCCAGCAGGACGCTGACAGTATTGGAACTGTAATTGGCGGTGATGAGGTCCAGTTTGCCGTCCCCGTTCACGTCCGATGCGGCCACTGAGTAAGGAGAAATTCCCGTGGCAAACGTCTGCTGGGTCTGAAAGGTCCCGTTGCCGTTCCCCAGCAGCACGCTGACGGTCTGGGAACCAATATTGGAGGTCACCAAATCCAGTTTGCCGTCGCTGTTCAGGTCCGCCGCAGTCACGGAGACGGGACCGCTCCCCACTGCGTAGGTCTGCTGGGACTGAAACGTGCCGTTGCCATTTCCCAACAGCACGCTGACGTTACTGGAACTGGAATTGGCGATGACGAGGTCGAGCTTGCTGTCCCCGTTCATATCCGCCGCAGTGACAGAAAACGGCGTGCTCCCTGTGGCGTAGGTCTGCTGTGCCTGAAACGTGCCGTTGCCGTTTCCCAGCAGGACGCTGACGGTATTGGAGCTATAATTTGTGGCGATCAGATCCAGTTTGTTGTCCCCGTTGACATCCGCCGCGGTCACGGAATTCGGACGAGTTCCAACGCCATATTGCGTCTGCGTATGAAAACTGAGAGGGCGCGCCAGTGTGAGACCTGAGGTATCCTTGATGCTGCCGTCGTCGACCAGGTTGATCCCGACGGAACCAATTCCGGTAATTCCGGACACGCTGACCGTATACACAGAGCCGCTGACAGGAGCCACCGTAAAGGCCGCATTCGTCTGCACGCTCCCCGTCGTGACGATGGTGAAGTCGGCGGCATTCACGCCGGTCACCGCCGTGCTGAAGGTGACTGTGAAATCGGCCGTCGCAGCGGTGATGGGAGCGTTTGTCGCCCGGGTGATGGACTGGACTGTGGGGGCAGCCGACAGCAAGATCCGCCGATCCAGACTCTCCACCCTAGCGATCCCTGGAATGCCGATGCGTCGCTGCACTCTGCGAGAGTTTCGGCGTCGCAAACAGCTCTTGCGCAGGCGTAAAAGCCAATCCATTCGAACCATTGCCGAGAACTCCGATTGGAGCGAGAACCGAGCCCAAAATCCTCTGGCAACGCCAGCAAGCCTCTGCTGTCCGCCCGCACCTTCGCAAGAAGTTCGAGCCCGTGGGTGGTGGTTGGAGAGGAGCAGCGTGAGAGTTGTGAAGTGATCGTAAGTTGGCTCTGCGCGGCACGCAAGCAGAGTATTCAGAAGCAGAGGGGTTGCCCTGAAGAAAAATCAAAGCGGCATTCGCCTCTTGTGCACGTCGCGAGCCGCTTCGATGTCTTCAAGTGTTCTGAAACGCAGCACCAGGCTCGACTGTCTCGCTCAATTTTCACAGAACGCGGGCAGGGCCATGCGCTGTGCTGCTGACCCTGGCACCCCTTGGCTGGCCGATCACGTTTGGTCACGCAGTTCGGCCAAACACCATCAGGGTGATGTCGTCGTTTTGTTCCCAGCCGTTGGCGAATTTGCGGACGTCTTCGCGGATGGCGACGCCGAGTTCTGACGGCGGGATGGGGCCTTTGCCGACGAAGGTTCTGAGGCGTTCCATGCCGTAGAGGTCGTTCTTCGCGTTCATCGCTTCGCTCACGCCGTCGGTGTAGATCACCACGGTTTCGCCGACAGCGATGTCTGCTTCGACGGTGTCGAATGTGAAGCCTTCGATCACGCCGATCGGCACGCCCACGGCCTCTTCACCCACTTCGACAATGCCGCCGTCAGGCTTGCGGACCATCGGGGCCATGTGGCCGGCGTTGACGATCGACATTTTGTGCTGGTGCAGGTCGAGGATGATGAGCACGAACGTGACGAACCGGCCTTCGACCGCTTTGGCGCACATGTGGTCGTTAATTCTGGCGACCGCTTCGCTGGCGTCGGTGACGAACTCGCTGACGCTGCGGACGACGCTCGACATCCGCGACATCACCAGCGAGGCCGGCACTCCCTTTCCAGCCACGTCCCCAAAGGCGAGCCAGATGCGGCCGTCTTTGGTGGGGATGACATCGTAGTAGTCGCCCCCGACCGCCTGGGCAGAGTCGTATGAGGCGAAGAACTGGTACCCGTGAACTTCAGGCAGGTGTTCCGGCAGGAGTGCGTGCTGAACATTGCGGGCAATGTTCATTTCGTTGTCCTGCTTCTGTTTCTGCGCGTAAGACTGCAGGAGCTTGGCGGTCTCGTAGGTGAGGGCCGCCTGACCGGCGACGGTCATCATGATGTCGAGGTCGTCGTTGCGGAACTGCGTCAACGGGTTCTGGGTATCGATGTTAATGATCCCGATGGGCTCTCCCTGCAGATCGAGCATCGGGACGCACATCATCGAGCGAATCGTGAGTGACGAGATCGACTCGCTGGCATCGAAGCGGGCGTCGCTGGCGGCGTCGGCCGAGAGGACGGCTTTCTTCTGATTCAACACCGAGTTGACGATGGTGCGGCTCAGCTTGACGGAGGCGTCTTCCCCTTCGCGGCGGTGCTTCATCGCCCGCGTGATCATTTCACCGGTCCGGGGATCTTTCAGCAGGATGCAGCCGCGGTCGGCGGCGGGGAAGATCTGGAAGAGTGAATCAAGAATTCGGGGCAGCAGTTTTTCGACTTCAACCGTGCCGGCGAGGGCGCGGCTGATCTCGAGAACGGCCTTGAGTTTTTCCTGCGGACGGACATCAAGGCTGAACCCGGCAGCGCTGTCGAGCGAGCCGAGGATGGTGGAGGTGGGGCGTTCCTGATCGTCGCTGATTTCCACGGCGGTCATCCGCGACGCCTGATCGAGCGCGCGGCTGACGGCATGCGAACCTGAGCCGGGGGTGTCGGACTCAAAGCGGAGCAGGACGGGTCCGAATTTCAGCCGGTCGTTGGTCTTCAGCTTGTGCGGTTTGACGATCTTCTGGCCGTTGACGAAGGTGCCGTTCCCGCTCCCCAGGTCTTCGACGTAGTGGTTGCCCCCTTCGAGATACACGCGCGCGTGTTTGCGCGAGACCATGTTCGACGCCAGCTGCACTTCGCACTCAGGGAGCCGCCCGATGAAGAGGTCGGTGCTTTTGAGTTCGAACGTTTTGGCCTGTCCGTCCTGCAGTAAAATCAGCCTGTTGCTCATGGATCGACGCCCTGTGGAAATTTCAGACCGACTGACCGCGCTGCAAAGTTCGTGGTATGCCTGTGAAGCGACTACGTTGATGGCCGCTCAGATGTGGAAAATGGTTTCGACGTTGCCGCGGAGCACCTGTTTGCCGAGGGCGAGTGCCTGGTCTTCGCTCCAGCCGCGGCGCTGGACGAAGTCTTCGGCCAGCACGCGGGCCAGGATGCGGCGGTACATGCGGAACTTGGGGAGCGCGAACTCGAGCTTGTACATGTCGCTGTAGTAGCCGATCTGCTTGTTCCGCGGCACGGCTTCCAGGCGGCTTCTGGTATCCAGTTCGATATACGTCGGGGTGTTGGAATACCACCAGTGCCCGTTGGCGACGATGTTCGGGAAGATCCAGCTGTAGCTGACCAGTTCCTGATTGCTCATGTGGGTGAGGACGGAGATCGGGAAGGTCACCTGCGGGAAGGCGTTCAAAACTTCCTTGTACTGGATGAGCGAGACCCTGGTGTCGTAGAGATCCTGTCCCTGATAAACGCCGGCCTCGTAGACGCGGCGGTTGACGCCGATCATCAGGTCGAAGGGGAGTTTGAACTCGGCGCAGTATTCCGTGAGAGTCCAGAAGACGAAGGAGGACAGCATGTCCTGTTCGGAATTGGTGAGCCGCTGTCCT
This sequence is a window from Planctomicrobium piriforme. Protein-coding genes within it:
- a CDS encoding beta strand repeat-containing protein, translating into MESLDRRILLSAAPTVQSITRATNAPITAATADFTVTFSTAVTGVNAADFTIVTTGSVQTNAAFTVAPVSGSVYTVSVSGITGIGSVGINLVDDGSIKDTSGLTLARPLSFHTQTQYGVGTRPNSVTAADVNGDNKLDLIATNYSSNTVSVLLGNGNGTFQAQQTYATGSTPFSVTAADMNGDSKLDLVIANSSSSNVSVLLGNGNGTFQSQQTYAVGSGPVSVTAADLNSDGKLDLVTSNIGSQTVSVLLGNGNGTFQTQQTFATGISPYSVAASDVNGDGKLDLITANYSSNTVSVLLGNENGAFQTQQTYAVGSGPSSVSAADLNGDGKTDLVTANSSSSTVSLLLGNGDGTFQTQQTSATGMTPFSVTAADVNGDSKLDLFTANSSSNTVSALLGNGNGTFQTQQLLVVGSGPNSVTAADVNSDGKLDLITANYSSNTVSVLLGNGNGNFTGSVFSVEVIPPRPVVHSITRSTNAPITAATANFTVTFSADVTGVDASDFALVKTGNVQTNTTITVTPVSGSVYTVSVSGITGIGSLGINLVDDGSIQDALGRTLTGTLSFQTQTQYGAGHGPYFVTSADVNGDGKLDLITANQTDNTVSVLLGNGNGTFQNQQAYEVGAMPSSVIAADVNGDGKADLIVSNQDSYNVSVLLGNGDGTFQTQQTFDVGRVPGSVIASDVNGDGKLDLVTANYLSNNVSVLLGNGDGTFQIQQTYNVGGNPRSLFVADLNGDGKADLVTANSSSNTVSILLGYGDGTFQTQLTYATGSGPFSVTAADVNGDGKADLLIANSGSANVGVLLGNGNGTFQTQQTYAVGSGPVSVIASDMDGDGKLDLVTSNFSSQTVSVLLGNGNGTFQTHQTYAVGSSPISVAAVDVNGDGKLDLITANYASDTVSVLLGNSNGNFTGTVFLVQASPLPTVQSIVLAANNRINTATANFTVTFSTAVTGVDAADFAIVKTGSVQTNAAFTVTPVSSSVYTISVSGITGVGSLGMNLVDDGTIRDASGRRLTGTLSFQPQTLYSVGNGPFFVTAADVNGDGQFDLVSANSLSANVSVLLGNGDGTFQSQQTYSTGTGPASVTSADVNGDGRLDLISANYTSSTVSILLGNGDGTFQTQLTEPVGTKPYSVVVGDVNGDGKLDLVTANQTSNNISVLLGNGDGTFQSQQTYNVGGNPYSLVVADANGDSKLDLITANAGPDTVSVLLGNGDGTFQSQLTYAVGHFPVNVAAADLNGDGKFDLITANASPNTVSVLLGNGDGTFQSQQTYAVGSFPVNVAAADMNGDGKLDLITANSSPNTVSVLLGNGDGTFQSQQTFATGASPHATAPADVNGDGRLDLITANYGSANVSVLLGNGNGNFTGTVYSVAPNVRPIIGMSETAVTYTENGSPTVFDSGATVTDADSNDFDTGKLTLNITANAQSSDVLRILHQGSGAGQIGLDGPNVLYGGVVIGTFTGGTNKVGLTVTFNASSSPGAAQALLRAIAFSSTSENPVTLPRTVRCVLTDGDGGTSVAVLKTVNVAAVNDAPVVAAFDGSVGFIGPAAVLLDSDATVSDIDSTDFAGGKMTIGLIANAQGADVLSIRNQGTTTGKIGVDGTNVTYSGVVIGTFTGGSNKVALVINFNASGTPAAAQVLLRNIQFSNTAATRSTDPRTVRVLVNDGDGGQSAAVTKTISVAPGNAPPVVTAFDGSVNYPSIAGMPVVIDDDAAVTDNDSADFNAGKLTITLTANIQSTDVLSIQNQGQGAGQIGVNGNNVTFGGVVIGTFNGGTSKVGLTITFNASSTPAAAQALLRAITFKSTLTNPVTAARTVRAILTDGDGGTSTAVTKTISFT
- a CDS encoding SpoIIE family protein phosphatase translates to MSNRLILLQDGQAKTFELKSTDLFIGRLPECEVQLASNMVSRKHARVYLEGGNHYVEDLGSGNGTFVNGQKIVKPHKLKTNDRLKFGPVLLRFESDTPGSGSHAVSRALDQASRMTAVEISDDQERPTSTILGSLDSAAGFSLDVRPQEKLKAVLEISRALAGTVEVEKLLPRILDSLFQIFPAADRGCILLKDPRTGEMITRAMKHRREGEDASVKLSRTIVNSVLNQKKAVLSADAASDARFDASESISSLTIRSMMCVPMLDLQGEPIGIINIDTQNPLTQFRNDDLDIMMTVAGQAALTYETAKLLQSYAQKQKQDNEMNIARNVQHALLPEHLPEVHGYQFFASYDSAQAVGGDYYDVIPTKDGRIWLAFGDVAGKGVPASLVMSRMSSVVRSVSEFVTDASEAVARINDHMCAKAVEGRFVTFVLIILDLHQHKMSIVNAGHMAPMVRKPDGGIVEVGEEAVGVPIGVIEGFTFDTVEADIAVGETVVIYTDGVSEAMNAKNDLYGMERLRTFVGKGPIPPSELGVAIREDVRKFANGWEQNDDITLMVFGRTA